A window of Candidatus Goldiibacteriota bacterium genomic DNA:
GCTGTGGGGATGTAAAGTGTAAGGTCGCCTTCCGCGTCTTCTTTTAAAAAGCACGGTGAAGTAGGATCCCACGCCGTATAGCCGCGCGCTTCAAAAGTAGCCCTTAAGCCGCCTGACGGAAATGATGAAGCGTCAGGTTCGCCCTGAATTAACTGCTTGCCGGAAAATTCCATTTTAATGGTGCCGTCCGCGACCGGGGTGATAAAACTGTCGTGCTTTTCGGCGGTAATGCCGGTTAAAGGCTGAAACCAGTGTGTGTAGTGGGTTGCGCCGCGGTTTATTGCCCAGTCTTTCATCGCTGTTGCCACCGCGTCCGCGGTTGATTTTGACATGGGAAAGCCAAAGTCCAGGGTTTTCTTAAGTTCCTTAAAAACCGCAGGAGACAGAAGGGCTTTCATCTTCTTTTCGTTAAAGACATTCTCCCCAAAACAATCAGCCGGGTTAGGACTCTTTAATGCTTTTTTCTTTGCCATAATTACACCTCTTTATTTAAGTTTAATTAATTTTATCTCTCAATATGATATAAGCAAATTGTGTGCCGTAAGGTAATTGTAGCAGATAAAGGGGAAAGATGGAAATATAATTGTTAAAGTGGTTAAAAAATAACCATTAATGTGTTGAAAGTGGTTAAATTTTGTTATATATTATTTTAGGTAAGGCATAAACAGGAGAAGCAAAATGATAAAAAAGTCAGATCTATCCCTGCAGGCAGGGCTGGAAGCAAGGATTAACAAGCTTAAGCTTGTTCATTACATTGCCGTTGAAATGAACAAGGCGCATACCACAAACGAACTTCTTGAACTTATCCTGGAACGGTGCCTTGTGTTAACAGGCGCTAAAACAGGAAGCGTTATGCTGACAAACAAAGAAGAAGGCGTGCTGGACATAATAGCGTTTAAAGGGATAGATGAAAAGATAGCGCACCGTACCAAGTTAAAGATAGGCGAAGGAATTACCGGCTGGGCGGCGCAGAGCGGGCTGCCAAAGCTTGTGAATAATACCAGGCAGGACCCGTTATACGTGGCGGTAACAGAAGGGCTGCTGTCAGAAATTGCGGTGCCGATAAGGTCGGAAAATGAGATTATAGGCGTCATAAGTATTGACAGCAATAAAGAAGACGCGTTTTCCGAAGAAGACCTGGAGCTTTTAACTATGGTATCGGAACTTGCGGCGCAGATTATAATACGCCAGGAAATGGGAGACAGGCTTCATTCGAAAATGATGCTGCAGGAAGTCCTTATAGAAACTTTTAATATCATAGAAGCCGGCGATGATTTAACGGCTATCTTTGACAGCATCATGGAAGTGTTAAAGGAAAAAATGGATATCTTAAGGGGTATGTTTGTGCTTTTTGATAAGGACGACCCGTCGTCACTTAAAGTGGAAGCGGGATATAAAATAAGCGGCGAAGCAATGAAAAAAGGTATTTATAAAATAGGCGAAGGTGTTATTGGCAATGCTGTTTTAAAAGGGCAGACAATCGGCGTGCGCGATGTTGAAAAAGAGGGGATGTTTCTTAACCGGTTAAAGATTCAGCGTTCGGGAATGGGGCAGATATCTTTTATTGCCGCGCCCATTAAGGCCGGGGCAAACGTGCTTGGCGTAATCGCGGTGGAAAGAAAGTTTTCCGACGCGGAAAATTTTGACGATATTACAGACACGCTTACGCTTTTAGCGTCGCTTCTGGCGTACAGGGTAAGAAGCCATCAAAGGCAGGAAGAAGCCACAAAAAAACTTATTGATGAAAATACAGAATTAAGAAAAGAGCTTAAGACCGAATCAAGCGTAAAGAATATAGTGGGCAAGAATGAAATAATAAGAAAAGTGATGGAACAGGTAAAAACTGTTGCGGGAACTATGGCGCCTGTTTTAATAACAGGAGAGACGGGCACAGGAAAAGAACTTATAGCAAAAGTGGTGCATTTTTTAAGCGATAGGGCGGACAAAAAAATAATAAGCGTAAACTGCGCGGCGATACCGGAAAACCTTCTTGAATCGGAGCTTTTCGGGTATGAAAAAGGCGCGTTTACAGGCGCGGCTGCAAGAAAAAAAGGAAGGTTTGAAATAGCGGACGGCGGCACGCTTTTTCTGGATGAAGTGGGCGAAATACCGCTTCACCTGCAGAGCAAGCTGCTGCGCGCGATACAGGAAAAAGAGATAGAGCCGCTGGGAAGCGAAAAACCTGTAAAGGTGGATATAAGGATAATATCAGCCACCAACAGGGATCTTGAAAAACTGTCCGCTGAAGGAAAGTTCAGAAGTGATTTATATTTCAGGCTTAATGTGATAAATGTTAAATTGCCTTCGCTGAAGGAAAGAAAAGACGATATACCCCTGCTGGCGGACTTTTTTATAAAAAAGTTCAATAAAATGTATGGTAAAAACGTAATGGGGCTGGATAAAAAAACCGAAGATATGTTTGTGTCATATGAATGGCCCGGTAATATCAGGGAGCTTGAAAACGCGCTTGAACGCGCGGTTATAATGTCAAAGGGAAATTTGATTGATATATCGCTTGTTCCGGATTCTATAAATTCAGAGAGAAAGACAGAAAAAGAAGATTCGGGTATAAAAGGGTATTTAGACAGTGAGATATATAAAGCCCATGAAGGGGAGATTTACGCGAAAGTGATAGGCGGAATAGAAAGAAGGCTTATGGAAGAAATACTTATTAAAACGGATTATAATAAGTCTAAAACCGCTGAAATGCTTGGAATAAACCGAAACACTCTTAAGGCAAAGATGAAAGAGTACGGGCTGTAAGAATTAAAAATATAGCACTTTTGCGTATTAAGCAATAGCGAAATTTGAAAAAACAACACTCTGTTTGTTATCTATTGCTTAACTGCCTATAACTTAATGCGCTATGCTTTCCTCCTGATTAAAAACTAATCAGATTTTCATATCCTAAAATATCAAAAATGCTTATAACCCCGTATATATACAAGTGGCATGGGTTTTGCTTATATTTTGAATAGTTGCATGCTAAAAAGTATTATTTATGGAGGTTATGTATATTGAAAAGGCTTATGTTTATTATTATGGCTGTTTTTATGGGTGCGGGTGTTTCTTTATTTGCCGAAGAAGTATCATCTGCGGCAGGATCCGGTATTAACGGCGCTGATACCGCCTGGGTATTAATGAGCGCAGCACTGGTAATGCTTATGACGCCGGCACTGGGGTTCTTTTACGGCGGGATGGTAAGAAAGAAAAATGTTTTAAGCGTTCTTATGAAAGCGTTTATTACGCTTGCTGTTATCAGTATGCAGTGGATGGTAATAGGCTACAGTTTAAGTTTTGGCGAAGGCAACGGTTTTATAGGGGGGTTTGGCCACTTTATGTTAAACGGCGTCGGCCAGGAAGGCAGTAATTACGCGCCTAACATTCCGGGCCTGGCTTTTATGATATTTCAGGCGATGTTCGCTGTAATCACACCGGCTTTAATTTTTGGCGCTTTTGTGGAAAGGGTGAAATTCTCATCTTTTCTTTTATTTACGGTTTTATGGGCAACTTTTATTTATAACCCTATCTGCCACTGGGTATGGGGAAAAGGCGGATGGCTGGCAGAAATGGGCGCGCTTGATTTTGCCGGCGGTATAGTTGTACATGTAAGCGCCGGCATTGCGGCTTTGGTTACGGCTTTTGTTATTGGTAAAAGAAAAGGTACAGAATCGCTTGGGCCCATACCTCATAATCTTCCTTTTACGGTGCTTGGCGCGGGGCTTTTATGGTTTGGCTGGTTTGGGTTTAACGCGGGTTCGGCGCTTGGCGCGAACGGAATCGCGGCCAATGCTTTTGTAACCACAAATATGGCCGCGTCTTCAGCAGCGGTAACATGGGCCGTTATTGAATGGATACGCAACGGGAAGCCGACGATGCTTGGAACCGTATCAGGAGCTATCGCCGGGCTTGCCACAATAACCCCGTCTGCCGGATTTGTGGACGCAGGCGCGGCTTTAATAATAGGGGTTATCGCGTCTATGTTATGTTTTGTGGCGGTAAGTATTATAAAAATGAAATTTAAATATGATGATTCGCTTGACGCGTTTGGCGTGCACGGTGTGGGCGGAATGATAGGCCCGTTGTTAACAGGTGTATTTGCAAATCCGGCTGTAAACGCGCTTGGCACCGGCCTTTTGTTTGGCAACCCCAAACAGCTGGTTATACAGGCCGCGGCGGTTGGTGCAACCATTGTATACAGTTTTATAGGGACATTTATAATTTTTAAGGTAATTGACCTTTTAATGGGCGTAAGATTAAAAGAGAGGGACGAAAATATAGGAGTGGATTTGTCACAACATAATGAAAGGGCGTATACGCTGATTGAATAAAGAAAGGAAGGCGATATGAAACTTATAGTGGCAATAATACAGCCGTACAGGCTGGAAGAGGTAAAACAGGCGCTTTACAGGAATGACATTAATTTAATGACTGTAAGTGAAGTGCTTGGGCACGGCAGGCAGATGGGCGTTAATGAAGTATACCGCGGAGTAAGGGAAACAGGGAACCTTCTGCGTAAACTGCGCCTGGAAATAGCCGTAAACGATAAATTTGTAGAGCCGGCTGTTGAGGCGATAGTTGCCGGGGCAAAGACAGGCGAGACAGGCGACGGAAAAATATTTATTCTTCCGCTGGAAGAGTGCGTAAGGATAAGGACAGAAGAAAGAGGAAGTAAAGCTATAGGTTAAGTACAAAAAAATAAACGCAGTAAAGAGAAAGCTTCTCCTGCTTCACTGCCTCTCTTTACTGTCGTTTTTGTTCTTTTTGCCGCGGGCGCTGATGCCCGCGGCTTTTTTATTTTAGACTTTGATTAATTGTTTATGTTTTAACATAGAGACGCGATATATTGCGTCTTGGTTTTGATCTTGTTTTTGTATTATTATTTATGTATTAACGTAGAGACGCAATATATTGCGTCTCGCCTTTGATTTTGTTTTTTAATTGTCCGGTTTAAAAGGCAATGCGTAATATATCACACATCTACAATATAATGCAAAACCGTGTTTGAATTTATTCTGTTATTGTCATGCTTCCAAGCATCTAATCTGTTTGCTGCATCCCCTTTGAAATGATTAATAATTAACCAGATAACACATAAGTGATTAATAATTAATCACGTGCTTTTTACGAATGACAAAAAACCTTTATAAATAATACAAATTTAATGGTTGAATATGTGGCACGACTTATGCTAATTAAGGGTTATGGCACGGACGTCATGAACCCGGGTCAAAAAAAACTTCAAGGAGGACTAAGATGAAAAAAATTCTCGCGGTAATGGTTCTTGTACTTTCGTTCTTTTCTTTTTCGGCAGTTGCGGCAGACTTTAGCGCTGACATTTACACGGCAGGTGTTTCAAAGTATTTATGGAGAGGGCAGCAGTTAAGTGAAGGATTTGCAATTCAGCCCGGATTTAACCTTAACCTTGGCAATCTGTCATTTGGTTACTGGGGAAGTTATGATGTGGATGCGGCAAAGTACTCTGAAAGCGATTATACTTTCAGCTACAGTGAAACACTTCCCGGGCTTGATATCATAAGCCTTGGAGCGGGTTTTACAATCTATACTTTTCCCTACGCGGATCCGGCGGCAAATAATGACACTGAAGTATTTGGAACCGTTTCAGCGGATGTTGTTACAGCGCCATATGTAAAGTTCTTTTATGACCCGACATTTGGAGCGGGCGGATATCTTGAAGCCGGAATATCACACAGTATTGAACTGGAAGCGTTTGAGCCTTATGCTTCTGTTACGGGCGGATACAATTTTGGACAGTGGGGCTATGAAAAGTCGCTGTCAGTTGTTCTTGGAACGCTTGGTGTGACGTATACCCTTGATAAATTCAGCGCCACGCTGTCAGGTTCATACCAGCTTGCGCTTGATGAACAATATGAAAATGACGGTTTTGGATCTTTAAGCGTAGCTTACGGTTTCTAATACTATAAAAGGAGAAAATAAAATGAAAAAGCTAATTGGGTTTATCACGGCAGCGCTTGGGTTGTTCAGCATTCCCGCGTTCGCGGAAGAAGCCGTGCCTGCCATAAGCGCCGGCGACACCGCATGGGTGCTTGTAAGCGCGGCGCTTGTAATGCTTATGACTCCGGCACTGGGGTTCTTTTACGGCGGAATGGTAAGAAAGAAAAATGTGTTAAGCGTTCTTATGAAGGCGTTTATAACGCTTGCGGTTATAAGCCTTCAGTGGGTAATAATCGGATACAGTTTAAGTTTCGGAGAAGGCGGTAAATTTATAGGCGGCTTCCAGCACTTTATGTTAAACGGTGTGGGGCAGGAAGGCAGCAATTACGCTTCCAACATTCCCGGCCTTGCGTTTATGATTTTCCAGGCAATGTTCGCCATAATCACTCCGGCTCTGATCTTTGGAGCTTTTGTTGAAAGGATAAAATTCTCTTCTTTCCTTTTATTTACGGTTCTGTGGTCCACGTTTATCTATGACCCTGTATGCCACTGGGTATGGGGAAAGGGCGGTTGGTTAGGTGCCATGGGCGCGCTTGATTTTGCGGGCGGCACGGTTGTTCACATAAACGCTGGTATCGCGGCATTGGTTACAGCTCTTGTAATAGGAAAAAGAAAAAATACCGGTACGCTTGGGCCTATACCGCACAACATGCCTTTTACGGTTCTTGGCGCGGGGCTTTTATGGTTCGGCTGGTTCGGGTTTAACGCGGGTTCCGCTCTTGGCGCTAACGGCCTTGCGGCAAACGCTTTTGTGGTAACAAACACGGCTGCAGCAGCTGCGGCTTTAACATGGGCTGTAATTGAATGGTTCTACAGCGGCAAACCGACTGTGCTTGGCACAGTATCGGGCGCTGTGGCGGGGCTTGTGGCAATAACACCTGCTTCGGGGTTTGTGGATGTGACCGGCGCGATTATTATAGGCGCGGCTGTGGCAGGAGTTTGTTTTGTGGCAGTCAGCATAGTAAAAGGAATATTCAAGTACGACGATTCGCTTGACGCTTTCGGAGTGCACGGTGTGGGCGGAATGGTGGGCGCGCTTTTAACAGGCGTGCTTGCAAATCCGGCTGTTAACGCGCTTGGCACAGGCACAATGTTCGGCAATCCAAAGCAGTTTATGATTCAGTTAATTTCGGTTGTAGCAACAATGGCTTACAGTTTTGTGGGAACGTTTGTAATCTTTAAGTTAATAGATTTAACCATGGGTGTAAGGATAAAAGAGAAAGACGAAAATATCGGGGTTGACCTGTCCGAGCACAATGAAAGGGCATACACACTGATTGAATAACAAAAGGAGGATGATATGAAACTGATAATAGCGATAATTCAGCCGTACAGGCTGGAAGAAGTAAAACAGGCGCTTTACAAAAAAGACATAAATCTTATGACTGTAAGCGAAGTGCTTGGCCACGGCAGGCAGATGGGCGTAAACGAAGTTTACCGCGGAATAAGGGAAACCGGAAACCTTCTCCGCAAGCTGCGCCTGGAAATAGCAGTGAATGACAAATTTGTAGAACCGGCTGTTGAAGCGATAGTAGCCGGCGCTAAGACAGGCGAGACCGGCGACGGGAAAATATTTATTCTTCCTCTGGAAGAGTGCGTAAGGATAAGGACAGAAGAAAAAGGAACCAAAGCTATAGGATAATTATGTAGAAAAATTAAAAACGGCAAGGGGAAACCCTTCTCCTAAAGTGACTACTGCCCTTTGCCGTTAAATAAAAAAACCGCGGGTGTTAAAACCGCGGTTTTTTTATTTTTATACATCAAAATTTTTTATAATAAAAACTCACGCGCAATTTACGGTGTGATTAATATTGTCTGTGTGCCGCGCTATTCTTCCGGCCTTTGGTTCTTTTTCTGTGTGCTATACTTGCCGGCTGTCCGGTATTTTGTTTTTCTAATTTTTACTTTTCGTGCTTACATTCCTGCAGAATTTCTGCGATTCCAAGCCGTTTCTTTATGTCATTCTTAAAATACCACATTAAAGTATTTTTTATTTCTCGTATTACACAAATGTAGGATTGCGGATTAATTAAATTGTTTTTTTTGATATAAAAGCCAGCAAAATAGGGGTTTTTATATTTGTTGTATATGGCACGATAAATGCTATTTACAGTTATGTGGTTTAAAATTCGTTTAAGAAGGAGCGGAGAAATGAGGAAAATAGCGATTTATGGAAAAGGCGGTATCGGGAAATCCACTACCACCCAGAATACTGTGGCGGGATTGGCCGAGATGGGGAAAAAAGTAATGGTCGTGGGATGTGACCCAAAAGCAGATTCAACAAGGCTGCTGCTTGGCGGGCTGCATCAGGAAACTGTTCTGGATACGTTAAGGAATGAAGGGGAAGATGTAGAACTTGAAGATATACGCAAGCCGGGATACAGAAACACTATCTGCGTGGAATCCGGGGGCCCGGAGCCGGGAGTGGGATGCGCCGGACGGGGAATAATCACTTCAATTAATCTCCTGGAACAGCTTGGTGCTTACGCGCCGTCGGAAGCGCTTGATTATGTTTTCTATGACGTTTTGGGTGATGTGGTATGCGGCGGTTTTGCAATGCCGATACGCGAAGGAAAGGCGGAAGAAATATACATTGTATGTTCCGGCGAAATGATGGCAATGTACGCGGCCAATAATATATGCAAGGGTATTGTGAAGTTTGCCGAAGGTGGAAGCGTCCGCCTGGGAGGGATAATATGCAACAGCCGCAAGGTGGACAATGAGCTGGCAATGATGGATGCTTTTGCCCAGAAACTTGGCACACAGCTTATTCATTTTGTGCCGCGCGATAACATGGTGCAGAAAGCCGAAATAAACAGAAAGACTGTAATAGAGTTTGATCCGGAGCATGTGCAGGCGGAAGAATACAGACGGCTTGCTAAAAAAATTGACGGAAACAAAATGCTTGTAGTTCCAAAGCCCATGAACACCGAAGAACTTGAAGCGCTGCTGATAGCGTATGGAATAGCAAATTAAAAAAATCCTAAGGAGGTTTTACGATGTTAAAAATTAAAGCGATAATAAGGCCGGAAAAAACCGATGCGGTGCTGGAAGCGCTTATGGAAGCGGGCTATCCGGCGGTAACAAAGTTAAATGTGGTGGGGCGCGGCAAGCAGCGCGGGATTAAGATTGGAGAAGTTACTTATGATGAAATACCAAAAGAAATGTTAATCATGGTAATGCCGGACAAGGACAAGGATTTCATTCTTAAAATCATAATGGATACGGCAAGGACCGGCACAAAGGGTTCTTTTGGCGACGGCAAGATATTTGTTTCAAAAGTGGAGGAAGTCTACACCGTAAGCTCCGGCATAAAGGAAGCGGATGCCGAAACGGTAAAAGGAGCCTGATTATGAAAGAAGTTATGGCTATAGTCCGGATGAATATGATGAATAAGACCAAAAAAGCGCTTAGCGAAGCCGGTATAAGTTCTATGACTGCCAGGGATGTTCTGGGTCGTGGAAAAGGTATGGTGGATTTTAAAGCTTTAAGCGGTGCTGAAAAAGGTTATGAAGAGGCAATTTCTCAGCTTGGGCAAAGCCAGCGCCTGATACCAAAAAGGATGCTTATAACTGTTATTCCTAACAAACTTGTAAAGACAGCGGTAGAGACCATAATAACTGTAAATAAAACAGGCAAGTCCGGAGATGGAAAAATATTTGTGTCAGATGTTTTGAATGCTTACAGGGTAAGAACCGCGGAAGACGGCGACGCGGTTTTGGACGAAATTTAGAAATGACGCCGGCGCCAAATGACAAAAAGGAGAATCATAATGGAAAAGAAACCTGAGCTTAAACCTGAAGAAGCGGCTATGGAACTTGTGGCTTGTTTTCCCGCGAAAGTCGCCAGGAAGAGGTCAAAACAGATAGTCATAAATGAAGTCGGTCCGGAAGAACAGGTTCCGGAAGTTATGGCTAATGTAAGGACTATCCCCGGAATAATTACCATGAGGGGCTGTTCTTACGCCGGATGCAAAGGTGTTGTACTTGGGCCTACAAGGGATATTCTGCAGATTACCCACGGCCCTATAGGCTGCGGATTCTACAGCTGGGCGACAAGAAGGAATCAGACCAGGCCGGCTACAGGGGAAGATACAAATTTTATGCCTTACGCGCTGTCTACGGATATGCAGGAAGAGCAGATAATATTCGGCGGCGAAAAGAAACTTAAAAAAGCCATAGAAGAAGCCATAGCGTTGTTTAATCCAAAGGCAATCGGTATATTTTCAACCTGTCCGGTTGGTTTAATCGGCGATGATGTCCATTCTGTAGCCAGGGAAATGGAAGCGAAATATCCCGGCATCAATATATTTGGTTTTTCCTGTGAAGGGTATAAAGGTGTCAGCCAGTCGGCGGGGCATCATGTTGCCAATAATAAGGTTTTTACCGATGTGGTGGGTTTAATTGACGAACCCAAGGAAGGCAAATATAAGGTTAATTTACTTGGTGAATATAACATTGGCGGAGATGCTTTTGAAATAGAGAGGATATTTGAAAAGGCCGGCCTGACGCTGCACTCTTCTTTCAGCGGAAATTCCGTATATGAAGAGTTTGCCAGCGCGCACACCGCCGACCTTAATGTGGTTATGTGCCACAGGTCAATTAATTATCTTGCCGAGATGATGGAAAAAAAGTACGGGATACCGTGGTTCAAGGTCAATTTTATAGGCGCTGAAGCTTCCGCGAAATCACTGCGTAAGATAGCGGAATACTACGGCGATAAGGAACTGATGGATAAAGTGGAAGAAGTTATCGCTGAAGAAATGAAAGAGGTTGCGCGGGTGCGTGATGATGTGGCGTCCAGATGCGCGGGCAAGACTGCCATGATGTTTGTAGGCGGTTCGCGCGCCCACCATTATCAGGATATTTTTAAAGAAATTGGAATGAAGACAATAGCCGCGGGATATGAGTTTGCCCACCGCGACGATTACGAGGGGCGCAAGGTTATTCCGTCAATTAAAGTGGATGCCGACAGCCGCAATATAGAGGAACTGAAAGTTACAGCGGATCCGGAAAAATACAGGGACAGGCTTACGGAAGCGGACAGAAAGCGCCTTGGAGATGAGTTTAAATTCAAGAATTATGAAGGCATGATGCCCGATATGGATCCGAAGACGCTGGTTATAGACGACCTTAATCATCACGAAATGGAAGTGCTTATAGAAAAATTTCATCCGGATATATTCTGTGCCGGAGTTAAGGAAAAATACGTGGTCCAGAAATATGGAATCCCCATGAAACAGCTTCACAGCTATGATTACGGCGGGCCTTATGCGGGATTTCAGGGCGCTATAAATTTTTACAGGGATATCGACAAAATGATAAATACAAAAGTCTGGTCCCTGGTAAAAGCGCCATGGGATGACAGTCCGGAATTAACCGCGACATACGCGTGCGACCAGGCAGTATAAATTAAATTCTACAGGAGGCTCTATCATGTTACTTAGGCATACACCAAAAGAAATAAAGGAAAGGTCGGCTTTAACGGTAAATCCGGCAAAGACATGCCAGCCTGTCGGCGCCATGTACGCCGCGCTGGGAGTACATAAATGCCTGCCGCACAGCCATGGTTCGCAGGGCTGCTGCGCGTATCACAGAAGCGCGCTTACCAGACACTATAAAGAACCTGTAATGGCAGGCACAAGTTCTTTTACTGAAGGGGCATCAGTTTTTGGAGGGCAGGCCAATCTGCTGGAGGCTATTAACAATATTTTTACAATATATAATCCCGATGTAATAGCTGTTCACACAACCTGCCTGTCAGAGACTATCGGCGACGATCTGACGCAAATAACCAATAAAGCCAAGGAAGAAGGAAAGGTGCCTGACGGCAAATATGTGATAAAAGCAAATACGCCAAGTTATGTGGGGTCGCATGTCACGGGGTTTGCCAATATGGTGAAAGGGATTGTGGACGCTTTCCCGGTAAATACCGGACATAAAACAAACACAATAAATATAATTCCGGGGTATGTGGAGCCTTCGGATATGTCAGAAATTAAAAGGATTGCTTCGGAAATGGGGATTAAAACAATCGTGTTTCCGGATACTTCAAACGTATTAAATGGGCCGCAGACCGGAAAATATGATATGTACCCGTCCGGCGGCACAAAGATACCAGACCTGATAAAAGCCGGGGATTCGAAAGCCACAATAGCTCTGGGCCCTATCGCGTCGGGTCCGGCCGCAAAAGCGCTTGATACAAAATGCAAAGTCCCGTGTGAAATTTTAAAGCTTCCTATTGGAATAAAGGCCACGGACGAGTTTGTTGACAGGCTTAGAATCCTGGGCGGGGTAAGTGTTTCCGAAGAGATAAAGACAGAAAGAGGGCAGGCAGTGGATGTTATCACTGACATGCAGCAGTATTTTGCCGGGAAAAAAGCGGCGCTTATAGGCGACCCGGACCAGATGGTTTCTTTGGCAGGATTTCTGACTGATATCGGAATGAAGGTCAGACATGTGGTGACCGGCACATCGGGAAAAAAGTTTGAAAAAAGAATTAGAGAAGCAGCCGGGGAAGATGTAAACGTTAAAGAAGGCGGGGATTATTTTTACTTCCACCAGCTGATTAAAAATGAAAAAGTGGATTTGATTTTAGGAAATTCCTACTCTAAATATATCTCGCGCGATGAGGATATCCCGCTTATCAGATTTGGTTTTCCCATATATGACAGGGTGGGACACCAGTATAACCCATGCGTAGGCTATCGCGGGGCGATGAGGCTTCTGGAAAATATCTTAAACGCGCTGCTTGACAGGCAGGACAGGGATGCGCTTGAAGAAAAGTTTGAACTGGTTATGTAAGGCGGTAAAATAATGTAACAATGGAGTTCACGCCGTGGAAAAACTTAAAATACTTGAAGGACGCAGAGGCCAGGTTTTTGAAAAGGGCAAAGATGCCTTTAAGTTAAATTGCGGTGTGAAGAGCACTTCCGGTGCGGTAAGCCAGCGCGCCTGTGTTTTTTGCGGTTCCAGGGTGGTGCTTTACCCTATAACGGACGCGCTTCATCTGGTCCACGGCCCAATAGGCTGCGCGGCCTATACCTGGGATATACGCGGATCTATGTCGTCCGGACCGGTGATTAACCGGCACAGTTTTTCCACGGACTTAAGGGAAATAGACGTGATTT
This region includes:
- a CDS encoding ammonium transporter: MSAGDTAWVLVSAALVMLMTPALGFFYGGMVRKKNVLSVLMKAFITLAVISLQWVIIGYSLSFGEGGKFIGGFQHFMLNGVGQEGSNYASNIPGLAFMIFQAMFAIITPALIFGAFVERIKFSSFLLFTVLWSTFIYDPVCHWVWGKGGWLGAMGALDFAGGTVVHINAGIAALVTALVIGKRKNTGTLGPIPHNMPFTVLGAGLLWFGWFGFNAGSALGANGLAANAFVVTNTAAAAAALTWAVIEWFYSGKPTVLGTVSGAVAGLVAITPASGFVDVTGAIIIGAAVAGVCFVAVSIVKGIFKYDDSLDAFGVHGVGGMVGALLTGVLANPAVNALGTGTMFGNPKQFMIQLISVVATMAYSFVGTFVIFKLIDLTMGVRIKEKDENIGVDLSEHNERAYTLIE
- a CDS encoding P-II family nitrogen regulator — encoded protein: MKLIIAIIQPYRLEEVKQALYKKDINLMTVSEVLGHGRQMGVNEVYRGIRETGNLLRKLRLEIAVNDKFVEPAVEAIVAGAKTGETGDGKIFILPLEECVRIRTEEKGTKAIG
- a CDS encoding sigma 54-interacting transcriptional regulator; amino-acid sequence: MIKKSDLSLQAGLEARINKLKLVHYIAVEMNKAHTTNELLELILERCLVLTGAKTGSVMLTNKEEGVLDIIAFKGIDEKIAHRTKLKIGEGITGWAAQSGLPKLVNNTRQDPLYVAVTEGLLSEIAVPIRSENEIIGVISIDSNKEDAFSEEDLELLTMVSELAAQIIIRQEMGDRLHSKMMLQEVLIETFNIIEAGDDLTAIFDSIMEVLKEKMDILRGMFVLFDKDDPSSLKVEAGYKISGEAMKKGIYKIGEGVIGNAVLKGQTIGVRDVEKEGMFLNRLKIQRSGMGQISFIAAPIKAGANVLGVIAVERKFSDAENFDDITDTLTLLASLLAYRVRSHQRQEEATKKLIDENTELRKELKTESSVKNIVGKNEIIRKVMEQVKTVAGTMAPVLITGETGTGKELIAKVVHFLSDRADKKIISVNCAAIPENLLESELFGYEKGAFTGAAARKKGRFEIADGGTLFLDEVGEIPLHLQSKLLRAIQEKEIEPLGSEKPVKVDIRIISATNRDLEKLSAEGKFRSDLYFRLNVINVKLPSLKERKDDIPLLADFFIKKFNKMYGKNVMGLDKKTEDMFVSYEWPGNIRELENALERAVIMSKGNLIDISLVPDSINSERKTEKEDSGIKGYLDSEIYKAHEGEIYAKVIGGIERRLMEEILIKTDYNKSKTAEMLGINRNTLKAKMKEYGL
- a CDS encoding P-II family nitrogen regulator, which translates into the protein MKEVMAIVRMNMMNKTKKALSEAGISSMTARDVLGRGKGMVDFKALSGAEKGYEEAISQLGQSQRLIPKRMLITVIPNKLVKTAVETIITVNKTGKSGDGKIFVSDVLNAYRVRTAEDGDAVLDEI
- a CDS encoding P-II family nitrogen regulator, with translation MKLIVAIIQPYRLEEVKQALYRNDINLMTVSEVLGHGRQMGVNEVYRGVRETGNLLRKLRLEIAVNDKFVEPAVEAIVAGAKTGETGDGKIFILPLEECVRIRTEERGSKAIG
- a CDS encoding P-II family nitrogen regulator, whose product is MLKIKAIIRPEKTDAVLEALMEAGYPAVTKLNVVGRGKQRGIKIGEVTYDEIPKEMLIMVMPDKDKDFILKIIMDTARTGTKGSFGDGKIFVSKVEEVYTVSSGIKEADAETVKGA
- a CDS encoding ammonium transporter is translated as MNGADTAWVLMSAALVMLMTPALGFFYGGMVRKKNVLSVLMKAFITLAVISMQWMVIGYSLSFGEGNGFIGGFGHFMLNGVGQEGSNYAPNIPGLAFMIFQAMFAVITPALIFGAFVERVKFSSFLLFTVLWATFIYNPICHWVWGKGGWLAEMGALDFAGGIVVHVSAGIAALVTAFVIGKRKGTESLGPIPHNLPFTVLGAGLLWFGWFGFNAGSALGANGIAANAFVTTNMAASSAAVTWAVIEWIRNGKPTMLGTVSGAIAGLATITPSAGFVDAGAALIIGVIASMLCFVAVSIIKMKFKYDDSLDAFGVHGVGGMIGPLLTGVFANPAVNALGTGLLFGNPKQLVIQAAAVGATIVYSFIGTFIIFKVIDLLMGVRLKERDENIGVDLSQHNERAYTLIE
- the nifH gene encoding nitrogenase iron protein; this encodes MRKIAIYGKGGIGKSTTTQNTVAGLAEMGKKVMVVGCDPKADSTRLLLGGLHQETVLDTLRNEGEDVELEDIRKPGYRNTICVESGGPEPGVGCAGRGIITSINLLEQLGAYAPSEALDYVFYDVLGDVVCGGFAMPIREGKAEEIYIVCSGEMMAMYAANNICKGIVKFAEGGSVRLGGIICNSRKVDNELAMMDAFAQKLGTQLIHFVPRDNMVQKAEINRKTVIEFDPEHVQAEEYRRLAKKIDGNKMLVVPKPMNTEELEALLIAYGIAN